A genomic window from Equus caballus isolate H_3958 breed thoroughbred chromosome 5, TB-T2T, whole genome shotgun sequence includes:
- the THBS3 gene encoding thrombospondin-3 isoform X3 translates to MEVYEYPGYRCGPCPPGLQGNGTHCTDINECAHADPCFPGSSCINTMPGFHCEACPRGYKGTRVSGVGIDYARASKQVCNDVDECNDGNNGGCDPNSICTNTVGSFKCGPCRLGFVGNQSQGCLPARTCRSPAHSPCHVHAHCLFERNGAVSCSCNVGWAGNGNVCGPDTDIDGYPDQALPCMDNNKHCKQDNCLLTPNSGQEDADNDGVGDQCDDDADGDGIKNVEDNCRLFPNKDQQNSDTDSFGDACDNCPNVPNNDQKDTDGNGEGDACDNDVDGDGIPNGLDNCPKVPNPLQTDRDEDGVGDACDSCPEMSNPTQTDADSDLVGDVCDTNEDSDGDGHQDTKDNCPQLPNSSQLDSDNDGLGDECDVDDDNDGVPDYVPPGPDNCRLVPNPNQKDSDGNGVGDVCEDDFDNDAVVDPLDVCPESAEVTLTDFRAYQTVVLDPEGDAQIDPNWVVLNQGMEIVQTMNSDPGLAVGYTAFNGVDFEGTFHVNTVTDDDYAGFLFSYQDSGRFYVVMWKQTEQTYWQATPFRAVAQPGLQLKAVTSVSGPGEHLRNALWHTGHTPDQVRLLWTDPRNVGWRDKTSYRWQLLHRPQVGYIRVKLYEGPQLVADSGVIIDTSMRGGRLGVFCFSQENIIWSNLQYRCNDTVPEDFEPFRRQLLQGRV, encoded by the exons ATGGAAGTGTATGAGTACCCCGGCTACCGCTGTGGGCCCTGTCCCCCTGGCCTGCAGGGCAACGGCACCCACTGCACTGACATCaatgag TGTGCTCATGCTGACCCTTGTTTTCCGGGCTCCAGCTGCATCAACACCATGCCTGGCTTCCACTGCGAGGCCTGTCCTCGAGGCTACAAAGGCACCCGGGTGTCTGGTGTGGGCATTGACTACGCCCGGGCCAGCAAACAG GTCTGCAATGATGTTGATGAATGCAATGATGGTAACAATGGTGGCTGTGACCCAAACTCCATCTGCACCAATACCGTG GGCTCTTTCAAGTGTGGTCCCTGTCGCCTGGGCTTCGTGGGCAACCAGAGCCAGGGCTGCCTTCCAGCCCGGACATGCCGCAGCCCAGCCCACAGCCCCTGCCATGTCCACGCACACTGTCTCTTTGAACGCAATGGTGCAGTGTCCTGCTCG TGTAATGTGGGCTGGGCCGGGAATGGGAACGTGTGTGGGCCTGACACGGACATTGATGGCTACCCAGACCAGGCGCTGCCCTGCATGGACAACAACAAACACTGCAAACAG GACAACTGCCTTTTGACACCCAACTCTGGGCAGGAAGATGCTGATAATGATGGTGTGGGGGACCAGTGTGATGATGATGCTGATGGGGATGGGATCAAGAATGTTGAG gacaACTGCCGGCTGTTCCCCAACAAGGACCAGCAAAACTCAGATACAGATTCATTTGGTGACGCCTGTGACAACTGCCCCAATGTTCCCAACAACGACCAGAAGGACACAGATGGCAATGGGGAAGGAGATGCCTGTGACAACGACGTGGATGGGGATG GCATCCCCAATGGATTGGACAATTGCCCTAAAGTCCCCAATCCCCTACAGACAGACAGGGATGAGGATGGGGTGGGAGATGCCTGCGACAGCTGCCCTGAAATGAGCAATCCTACCCAG ACAGATGCAGACAGCGACCTGGTGGGGGATGTCTGTGACACCAATGAAGACAG CGATGGGGATGGACATCAGGACACAAAGGACAACTGCCCACAGCTGCCCAACAGCTCCCAGCTGGACTCAGACAATGACGGACTTGGAGATGAGTGTGATGTGGACGATGACAATGATGGTGTCCCAGATTATGTGCCTCCTGGTCCTGATAACTGTCGCCTGGTACCAAATCCAAATCAGAAGGACTCAGATG GCAATGGCGTTGGTGATGTGTGTGAGGATGACTTTGACAATGATGCAGTCGTTGACCCCCTGGATGTGTGCCCTGAAAGTGCAGAGGTAACCCTCACAGATTTTCGGGCCTATCAGACCGTCGTCCTGGATCCTGAGGGTGATGCTCAGATTGACCCAAACTGGGTCGTGCTCAACCAG GGCATGGAAATCGTTCAAACCATGAATAGTGATCCCGGCCTGGCAGTTG GATATACAGCCTTCAATGGCGTGGACTTTGAAGGCACCTTCCATGTGAACACAGTGACTGATGATGACTATGCAGGCTTTCTCTTCAGCTATCAGGACAGCGGCCGCTTCTACGTGGTCATGTGGAAACAAACGGAACAGACCTACTGGCAGGCCACACCTTTCCGGGCTGTGGCCCAGCCCGGGCTGCAGCTCAAG GCAGTGACATCAGTGTCTGGCCCAGGTGAGCACCTCCGGAATGCTCTGTGGCATACTGGCCACACCCCTGATCAGGTACGACTGCTGTGGACTGACCCACGAAATGTGGGCTGGCGTGACAAGACCTCCTACCGCTGGCAGCTGCTGCACCGGCCTCAAGTTGGCTACATTCG GGTGAAGCTCTATGAGGGTCCCCAGCTAGTGGCGGATTCTGGGGTGATCATTGACACATCCATGCGAGGGGGGCGTCTTGGTGTATTCTGCTTCTCCCAAGAAAACATCATTTGGTCCAATCTCCAGTATCGATGCAATG ACACAGTGCCCGAGGATTTTGAGCCATTCCGGAGGCAGCTGCTCCAGGGAAGAGTGTGA